From a region of the Salminus brasiliensis chromosome 4, fSalBra1.hap2, whole genome shotgun sequence genome:
- the nfkb2 gene encoding nuclear factor NF-kappa-B p100 subunit isoform X1, which yields MAGALSMDESQYPMKMFDNEFMMDIPYQPLMPAFDIKSEPYVPETVHGPYLQIIEEPKQRGFRFRYECEGPSHGGLPGASSERNRRTYPTVKVCNFVGHARVEVQLVTHTDPPRVHAHSLVGKQCNENGMCSIDVGPNDLTAQFSNLGILHVTKRGVFDVLTKRLREERRRIKESGHHFTDSEEQAIQREAKDLGKNMDLNIVRLKFTAYLQDSNGGFTRALKPVVSNPIYDSKSPNASNLKISRMDKTCGTVVGGDEIFLLCDKVQKDDIDIRFYEEDDEVGWEAFGDFSPTDVHKQYAIVFKTPPYHKTEIERPVTVFLQLRRKKGGDCSEPKQFTYIPQIQDKEEVQRKRMKSLPHPYDHWRGPQGGAGGLGRGAGGFGGPGAGAGGGGMGGGFQFNHQMDGSGFFPGSCGGFVGGAQMSGSSPQAAKAPEQPSNTSPTGSLEQQQLLQIAAALQNRTTAAAKRSARVLLEYCSTGDVRLLLAMQRHLCGVQDENGDTPLHLAVIHQQPTVALQLIQTIINTPQNKFINKLNHLGQTPLHLAVITKQPKLVEVLLRVGADPSLLDRDGRTAVHLAAHIGDESILKVLLGLLGERHAHLVNTADFSGLYPLHLAVRKGGEKCLRVLVEAGAKINMPEQKSGCTALHLAVKENLFKVACTLITELKADVNACTFGGNSPLHLAASLGSPPLCSVLIAAGADKRLENDEPLFSSSSSDEEELGERKEDKEEGQIQKGVVEQVQEMSISSGGGRVNPRKRPAAGHTPFDLANCQKVKDLLDGRTSPKPSYHSNKKTKKSTEDVGQSLDDEMLSKLCDILIQSQVPWRDLAEKLGMLTLADLYQESPSPCQKLLENYKISGGAVEGLVDALQAIGLNEGVRLLRASQLREEKQSTDTTVDSGFCSQEAENPAIANH from the exons ATGGCTGGAGCGTTGAG CATGGACGAGTCGCAGTACCCCATGAAGATGTTTGACAATGAG TTTATGATGGACATCCCTTATCAACCACTGATGCCAGCTTTTGACATTAAGAGCGAGCCCTATGTTCCAGAAACAG ttcatgGACCTTACTTACAAATTATTGAGGAGCCTAAACAG AGAGGCTTTCGTTTTCGTTATGAGTGTGAAGGACCCTCTCACGGGGGTCTACCAGGAGCCTCCAGTGAAAGAAACAGAAGGACATATCCCACTGTTAAG GTGTGCAACTTTGTGGGTCATGCTCGCGTGGAGGTGCAACTCgtaacacacacagacccccCTCGTGTCCATGCTCACAGCCTTGTGGGAAAGCAGTGCAACGAGAATGGGATGTGCAGTATTGACGTGGGCCCCAATGATCTGACAGCCCA GTTCAGCAACTTGGGCATTCTTCATGTGACTAAAAGAGGAGTTTTTGATGTGTTAACAAAGAGACTGcgagaagaaagaaggaggaTAAAAGAATCTGGACATCATTTCACTG ACTCGGAGGAGCAGGCCATTCAGCGAGAAGCAAAAGATTTGGGCAAGAACATGGACCTTAACATTGTGAGGCTAAAGTTCACTGCTTACCTTCAGGACAGCAACGGAGGATTCACCAGAGCTTTGAAGCCTGTCGTCTCCAACCCGATCTACGACAGCA AATCTCCCAATGCATCCAACCTAAAGATTTCCCGCATGGACAAAACCTGCGGCACGGTGGTAGGAGGAGACGAAATCTTCTTGCTGTGCGATAAAGTTCAAAAAG ATGATATTGATATTCGTTTCTATGAGGAGGATGATGAAGTAGGTTGGGAAGCATTTGGAGATTTCTCTCCTACTGATGTTCACAAACAG TATGCCATTGTATTTAAAACGCCTCCGTACCACAAAACAGAGATTGAGCGTCCGGTCACAGTATTTCTGCAGCTCCGGAGGAAGAAAGGTGGTGACTGCAGTGAACCCAAGCAGTTCACTTACATACCACAGATTCAAG ATAAAGAGGAAGTTCAGAGGAAGAGAATGAAATCCCTTCCCCATCCATACGATCACTGGCGGGGTCCACAAGGAGGAGCAGGGGGTTTGGGGAGAGGAGCAGGAGGCTTTGGCGGtccaggagcaggagcaggtggaggaggaatgggaggaG gtttccagtTTAATCATCAGATGGATGGATCAGGCTTCTTTCCTGGTAGCTGTGGAGGTTTTGTAGGAGGAGCACAAATGTCAGGATCTTCTCCCCAGGCAGCAAAGGCTCCAGAGCAGCCCTCAAACACATCACCTACAGGCTCACTCGAGCAGCAGCAACTTCTTCAGATCG CTGCAGCTCTACAGAATCGAACTACTGCAGCAGCGAAGCGCAGTGCCAGAGTACTGCTGGAGTACTGCAGCACAGGTGACGTGCGCCTCCTGCTGGCCATGCAGAGACATCTGTGTGGAGTCCAGGATGAGAATGGAGACAC GCCCTTACATTTGGCAGTTATTCACCAGCAACCAACAGTGGCCCTTCAGCTGATTCAGACTATCATTAACACCCCTCAAAACAAATTCATCAACAAGCTGAACCACCTCGGCCAG ACTCCGCTGCATTTGGCCGTAATCACTAAGCAACCTAAGTTGGTGGAGGTCCTGCTGAGAGTAGGCGCAGACCCAAGCTTGCTGGACAGAGATGGAAGGACAGCTGTGCATCTGGCAGCTCACATTGGAGACGAGAGCATATTGAAAGTGCTGCTGGGCCTGCTGGGAGAGCGCCATGCCCACCTGGTCAACACTGCAGACTTCTCAG GTCTGTATCCTCTGCACCTGGCTGtaagaaagggaggagagaaaTGTCTGCGTGTTCTGGTTGAAGCCGGGGCTAAGATCAACATGCCCGAGCAGAAGAGTGGCTGCACTGCGCTGCACTTAGCCGTGAAGGAGAACCTGTTCAAAGTGGCCTGCACCCTTATCACTGAG CTGAAGGCAGATGTTAATGCGTGTACCTTTGGAGGGAACAGTCCACTCCACTTGGCTGCCAGTCTGGGATCTCCTCCTCTTTGCTCTGTGCTCATAGCAGCAG GTGCAGATAAACGTCTGGAGAACGACGAGCCCCTCTTCTCCTCATCTTCCTCTGATGAAGAAGAGCTGGGTGAAAGGAAAGAGGATAAAGAAGAAGGGCAGATCCAGAAAGGTGTGGTTGAACAAGTACAGGAGATGTCGATATCGTCTGGAGGAGGCAGAGTTAACCCACGCAAGAGGCCAGCAGCTGGACACACTCCCTTTGACCTGGCTAACTGCCAGAAG GTGAAAGATCTGTTGGATGGAAGAACAAGTCCAAAACCGAGTTACCACTCAAACAAGAAGACGAaaaagagcactgaagatg TGGGCCAGTCTCTGGACGACGAGATGCTCAGTAAACTGTGTGACATCCTTATCCAAAGCCAAGTGCCCTGGAGAGATCTAGCAGAGAAACTTGGCATGCTCACACTAGCAGATTTGTATCAAGAGAGTCCCTCGCCCTGCCAGAAGCTTCTAGAAAACTATAAG aTAAGCGGAGGTGCAGTAGAGGGACTGGTGGATGCACTGCAAGCTATCGGACTGAATGAAGGGGTTAGACTTCTCAGAGCCAGCCAACTCCGAGAGGAAAAACAGAGCACAG ACACAACAGTGGACAGCGGCTTCTGTAGTCAGGAGGCGGAGAACCCTGCTATAGCCAACCACTGA
- the nfkb2 gene encoding nuclear factor NF-kappa-B p100 subunit isoform X2 — MDESQYPMKMFDNEFMMDIPYQPLMPAFDIKSEPYVPETVHGPYLQIIEEPKQRGFRFRYECEGPSHGGLPGASSERNRRTYPTVKVCNFVGHARVEVQLVTHTDPPRVHAHSLVGKQCNENGMCSIDVGPNDLTAQFSNLGILHVTKRGVFDVLTKRLREERRRIKESGHHFTDSEEQAIQREAKDLGKNMDLNIVRLKFTAYLQDSNGGFTRALKPVVSNPIYDSKSPNASNLKISRMDKTCGTVVGGDEIFLLCDKVQKDDIDIRFYEEDDEVGWEAFGDFSPTDVHKQYAIVFKTPPYHKTEIERPVTVFLQLRRKKGGDCSEPKQFTYIPQIQDKEEVQRKRMKSLPHPYDHWRGPQGGAGGLGRGAGGFGGPGAGAGGGGMGGGFQFNHQMDGSGFFPGSCGGFVGGAQMSGSSPQAAKAPEQPSNTSPTGSLEQQQLLQIAAALQNRTTAAAKRSARVLLEYCSTGDVRLLLAMQRHLCGVQDENGDTPLHLAVIHQQPTVALQLIQTIINTPQNKFINKLNHLGQTPLHLAVITKQPKLVEVLLRVGADPSLLDRDGRTAVHLAAHIGDESILKVLLGLLGERHAHLVNTADFSGLYPLHLAVRKGGEKCLRVLVEAGAKINMPEQKSGCTALHLAVKENLFKVACTLITELKADVNACTFGGNSPLHLAASLGSPPLCSVLIAAGADKRLENDEPLFSSSSSDEEELGERKEDKEEGQIQKGVVEQVQEMSISSGGGRVNPRKRPAAGHTPFDLANCQKVKDLLDGRTSPKPSYHSNKKTKKSTEDVGQSLDDEMLSKLCDILIQSQVPWRDLAEKLGMLTLADLYQESPSPCQKLLENYKISGGAVEGLVDALQAIGLNEGVRLLRASQLREEKQSTDTTVDSGFCSQEAENPAIANH, encoded by the exons ATGGACGAGTCGCAGTACCCCATGAAGATGTTTGACAATGAG TTTATGATGGACATCCCTTATCAACCACTGATGCCAGCTTTTGACATTAAGAGCGAGCCCTATGTTCCAGAAACAG ttcatgGACCTTACTTACAAATTATTGAGGAGCCTAAACAG AGAGGCTTTCGTTTTCGTTATGAGTGTGAAGGACCCTCTCACGGGGGTCTACCAGGAGCCTCCAGTGAAAGAAACAGAAGGACATATCCCACTGTTAAG GTGTGCAACTTTGTGGGTCATGCTCGCGTGGAGGTGCAACTCgtaacacacacagacccccCTCGTGTCCATGCTCACAGCCTTGTGGGAAAGCAGTGCAACGAGAATGGGATGTGCAGTATTGACGTGGGCCCCAATGATCTGACAGCCCA GTTCAGCAACTTGGGCATTCTTCATGTGACTAAAAGAGGAGTTTTTGATGTGTTAACAAAGAGACTGcgagaagaaagaaggaggaTAAAAGAATCTGGACATCATTTCACTG ACTCGGAGGAGCAGGCCATTCAGCGAGAAGCAAAAGATTTGGGCAAGAACATGGACCTTAACATTGTGAGGCTAAAGTTCACTGCTTACCTTCAGGACAGCAACGGAGGATTCACCAGAGCTTTGAAGCCTGTCGTCTCCAACCCGATCTACGACAGCA AATCTCCCAATGCATCCAACCTAAAGATTTCCCGCATGGACAAAACCTGCGGCACGGTGGTAGGAGGAGACGAAATCTTCTTGCTGTGCGATAAAGTTCAAAAAG ATGATATTGATATTCGTTTCTATGAGGAGGATGATGAAGTAGGTTGGGAAGCATTTGGAGATTTCTCTCCTACTGATGTTCACAAACAG TATGCCATTGTATTTAAAACGCCTCCGTACCACAAAACAGAGATTGAGCGTCCGGTCACAGTATTTCTGCAGCTCCGGAGGAAGAAAGGTGGTGACTGCAGTGAACCCAAGCAGTTCACTTACATACCACAGATTCAAG ATAAAGAGGAAGTTCAGAGGAAGAGAATGAAATCCCTTCCCCATCCATACGATCACTGGCGGGGTCCACAAGGAGGAGCAGGGGGTTTGGGGAGAGGAGCAGGAGGCTTTGGCGGtccaggagcaggagcaggtggaggaggaatgggaggaG gtttccagtTTAATCATCAGATGGATGGATCAGGCTTCTTTCCTGGTAGCTGTGGAGGTTTTGTAGGAGGAGCACAAATGTCAGGATCTTCTCCCCAGGCAGCAAAGGCTCCAGAGCAGCCCTCAAACACATCACCTACAGGCTCACTCGAGCAGCAGCAACTTCTTCAGATCG CTGCAGCTCTACAGAATCGAACTACTGCAGCAGCGAAGCGCAGTGCCAGAGTACTGCTGGAGTACTGCAGCACAGGTGACGTGCGCCTCCTGCTGGCCATGCAGAGACATCTGTGTGGAGTCCAGGATGAGAATGGAGACAC GCCCTTACATTTGGCAGTTATTCACCAGCAACCAACAGTGGCCCTTCAGCTGATTCAGACTATCATTAACACCCCTCAAAACAAATTCATCAACAAGCTGAACCACCTCGGCCAG ACTCCGCTGCATTTGGCCGTAATCACTAAGCAACCTAAGTTGGTGGAGGTCCTGCTGAGAGTAGGCGCAGACCCAAGCTTGCTGGACAGAGATGGAAGGACAGCTGTGCATCTGGCAGCTCACATTGGAGACGAGAGCATATTGAAAGTGCTGCTGGGCCTGCTGGGAGAGCGCCATGCCCACCTGGTCAACACTGCAGACTTCTCAG GTCTGTATCCTCTGCACCTGGCTGtaagaaagggaggagagaaaTGTCTGCGTGTTCTGGTTGAAGCCGGGGCTAAGATCAACATGCCCGAGCAGAAGAGTGGCTGCACTGCGCTGCACTTAGCCGTGAAGGAGAACCTGTTCAAAGTGGCCTGCACCCTTATCACTGAG CTGAAGGCAGATGTTAATGCGTGTACCTTTGGAGGGAACAGTCCACTCCACTTGGCTGCCAGTCTGGGATCTCCTCCTCTTTGCTCTGTGCTCATAGCAGCAG GTGCAGATAAACGTCTGGAGAACGACGAGCCCCTCTTCTCCTCATCTTCCTCTGATGAAGAAGAGCTGGGTGAAAGGAAAGAGGATAAAGAAGAAGGGCAGATCCAGAAAGGTGTGGTTGAACAAGTACAGGAGATGTCGATATCGTCTGGAGGAGGCAGAGTTAACCCACGCAAGAGGCCAGCAGCTGGACACACTCCCTTTGACCTGGCTAACTGCCAGAAG GTGAAAGATCTGTTGGATGGAAGAACAAGTCCAAAACCGAGTTACCACTCAAACAAGAAGACGAaaaagagcactgaagatg TGGGCCAGTCTCTGGACGACGAGATGCTCAGTAAACTGTGTGACATCCTTATCCAAAGCCAAGTGCCCTGGAGAGATCTAGCAGAGAAACTTGGCATGCTCACACTAGCAGATTTGTATCAAGAGAGTCCCTCGCCCTGCCAGAAGCTTCTAGAAAACTATAAG aTAAGCGGAGGTGCAGTAGAGGGACTGGTGGATGCACTGCAAGCTATCGGACTGAATGAAGGGGTTAGACTTCTCAGAGCCAGCCAACTCCGAGAGGAAAAACAGAGCACAG ACACAACAGTGGACAGCGGCTTCTGTAGTCAGGAGGCGGAGAACCCTGCTATAGCCAACCACTGA